The following coding sequences are from one Ursus arctos isolate Adak ecotype North America unplaced genomic scaffold, UrsArc2.0 scaffold_23, whole genome shotgun sequence window:
- the DGKZ gene encoding diacylglycerol kinase zeta isoform X1 translates to METFFRRRFQRKAPGPGEGQRRPSSVGLPTGKARRRSPAGQASSSLAQRRRSSAQLQGCLLSCGVGARGSSRRRSSTVPPACNPRFIVDEVPTPQPAAVGPQLLGTPLLVAGLIGMHEESSAQEEDVTIAALRATQPGTKRPGPSSHQGTLVPMLRCLRRRRASSHLLPADVVYDRALWGLHGYYRRLSQQRPPGQHPSPGGRRASGTAAGALMPARVRPLSRRRQVALRRKSAGPQTWSALLAKAITKSGLQHLAPPPPTPGALCSEPERQVRSTVDWSESATYGEHIWFETNVSGDFCYVGEQYCVAKMLQKSVSRRKCAACKIVVHTPCIEQLEKINFRCKPSFRESGSRNIREPTFVRHHWVHRRRQDGKCRHCGKGFQQKFTFHSKEIVAISCSWCKQAYHSKVSCFMLQQIEEPCSLGVHAAVVIPPTWILRARRPQNTLKASKKKKRASFKRKSSKKGPEEGRWRPFIIRPTPSPLMKPLLVFVNPKSGGNQGAKIIQSFLWYLNPRQVFDLSQGGPKEALEMYRKVHNLRILACGGDGTVGWILSTLDQLRLKPPPPVAILPLGTGNDLARTLNWGGGYTDEPVSKILSHVEEGNVVQLDRWDLRAEPNPDAGPEEREEGATDRLPLDVFNNYFSLGFDAHVTLEFHESREANPEKFNSRFRNKMFYAGTAFSDFLMGSSKDLAKHIRVVCDGTDLTPKIQDLKPQCIVFLNIPRYCAGTMPWGHPGEHHDFEPQRHDDGYLEVIGFTMTSLAALQVGGHGERLTQCREVVLTTSKAIPVQVDGEPCKLAASRIRIALRNQATMVQKAKRRSTAPLHSDQQPVPEQLRIQVSRVSMHDYEALHYDKEQLKEASVPLGTVVVPGDSDLELCRAHIERLQQVRGWAPALPGPTRSSFCSLPTPALGFSRQEPEGAGAKSPTCQKLSPKWCFLDATTASRFYRIDRAQEHLNYVTEIAQDEIYILDPELLGASARPDLPTPTSPLPPSPCSPTLRSLPGDAPPPKGEELIEAAKRNNFRKLQELHRAGGDLMHRDEQSRTLLHHAVSTGSKEVVRYLLDHAPPEILDAVEENGETCLHQAAALGQRTICHYIVEAGASLMKTDQQGDTPRQRAEKAQDTELAAYLENRQHYQMIQREDQETAV, encoded by the exons ATGGAGACCTTCTTTAGGAGACGCTTCCAGCGGAAGGCGCCAGGCCCCGGGGAGGGGCAGCGGCGGCCCAGCAGTGTGGGGCTGCCCACAGGCAAGGCCCGGCGCCGCTCCCCTGCCGGGCAGGCCTCCTCCTCACTGGCACAGCGGCGCCGCTCCAGTGCACAGCTCCAGGGCTGCCTCCTGAGCTGCGGGGTGGGGGCCCGGGGCTCCAGCCGCCGGCGCTCCAGCACTGTGCCCCCAGCCTGCAACCCCCGCTTCATCGTGGATGAGgtgcccaccccccagcctgcCGCTGTTGGGCCGCAGCTTTTGGGCACGCCCCTGCTGGTGGCTGGGCTCATAGGCATGCATGAGGAGTCGTCCGCTCAGGAGGAGGACGTGACCATTGCGGCATTGAGAGCCACCCAGCCAGGCACCAAGAGACCAGGGCCCTCCTCACACCAGGGCACCCTCGTGCCCATGCTTCGCTGCCTGCGCCGGCGCCGAgcctcctcccacctgctccccgCTGACGTGGTGTATGACCGTGCCCTCTGGGGCCTACACGGTTACTATCGGCGCCTCAGCCAGCAGCGGCCTCCAGGCCAGcaccccagccctgggggccGAAGAGCCTCAGGCACCGCAGCTGGCGCTCTGATGCCCGCCCGCGTGCGCCCGCTGTCCCGCAGGCGTCAGGTAGCCCTACGGCGCAAGTCGGCAGGACCCCAGACCTGGAGTGCCCTGCTTGC GAAAGCCATCACCAAGTCGGGCCTCCAGCACCTGgccccccctccacccactcccGGGGCCCTGTGCAGTGAGCCAGAGCGGCAGGTCCGGAGCACTGTGGACTGGAGC GAGTCCGCGACGTATGGGGAACACATCTGGTTCGAGACCAACGTGTCCGGGGACTTCTGCTATGTTGGGGAGCAGTACTGTGTAGCTAAGATGCTG CAGAAATCCGTGTCCCGGAGAAAGTGTGCAGCCTGCAAGATCGTGGTGCACACTCCCTGCATCGAACAGCTGGAGAAG ATAAATTTCCGCTGTAAGCCGTCCTTCCGTGAATCAGGCTCCAGGAACATCCGTGAG ccaaCCTTCGTGCGGCACCACTGGGTACACCGGCGGCGCCAGGATGGCAAGTGTCGGCACTGTGGGAAG GGCTTCCAGCAGAAGTTCACCTTCCACAGCAAGGAGATTGTGGCCATCAGCTGCTCCTGGTGCAAGCAGGCA TACCACAGCAAGGTGTCCTGCTTCATGCTGCAGCAGATAGAGGAGCCGTGCTCCCTGGGGGTCCATGCTGCTGTGGTCATCCCACCCACCTGGATCCTCCGTGCCCGCAGGCCCCAG AATACCCTCAAGgcaagcaagaagaaaaagagagcatcCTTCAAGAGGAAATCTAGCAAGAAAGGGCCAGAG GAGGGCCGCTGGAGACCCTTCATCATCAGGCCCACGCCATCCCCCCTCATGAAGCCCCTGCTGGTGTTTGTGAACCCCAAGAGTGGGGGCAACCAG GGCGCTAAGATCATCCAGTCCTTCCTGTGGTATCTCAACCCCCGACAAGTCTTTGACCTGAGCCAGGGAGGGCCCAAGGAGGC GCTGGAGATGTACCGCAAAGTGCACAACCTGCGGATCCTGGCGTGTGGCGGTGACGGCACG GTCGGCTGGATCCTTTCCACTCTGGACCAGCTGCGCTTAAAGCCGCCGCCGCCCGTTGCCATTCTGCCACTGGGCACTGGCAATGACTTGGCCCGTACCCTCAACTGGGGTGGG GGCTACACGGATGAGCCCGTGTCCAAGATCCTCTCCCATGTAGAGGAGGGGAATGTGGTGCAGCTAGACCGCTGGGACCTCCGTGCCGAGCCCAACCCCGACGCGGGGCCAGAGGAGCGCGAGGAGGGCGCCACTGACCGG CTGCCCCTGGACGTCTTCAACAACTACTTCAGCCTGGGCTTTGATGCCCACGTCACCCTGGAGTTTCATGAGTCTCGAG AGGCCAACCCAGAGAAATTCAACAGCCGTTTCCGGAATAAGATGTTCTATGCCGGG ACAGCCTTCTCTGACTTCCTGATGGGCAGTTCTAAGGACTTGGCCAAGCACATCCGAGTGGTG TGTGACGGAACTGACCTGACCCCCAAGATTCAGGACCTGAAACCCCAGTGCATTGTTTTCCTGAATATCcccag GTACTGCGCAGGCACCATGCCCTGGGGCCACCCTGGGGAGCACCACGACTTTGAGCCCCAGCGGCACGACGATGGCTACCTCGAGGTCATTGGCTTTACCATGACGTCCCTG GCGGCACTGCAGGTGGGCGGGCACGGCGAGCGGTTGACGCAGTGCCGAGAGGTGGTGCTCACCACGTCCAAGGCCATCCCAGTGCAGGTGGATGGCGAGCCCTGCAAGCTCGCAGCCTCGCGCATCCGCATCGCCCTGCGCAACCAGGCCACCATGGTGCAGAAGGCCAAGCGGCGCAGCACCGCCCCCCTGCATAGCGA CCAGCAGCCCGTGCCCGAGCAGCTGCGGATCCAGGTGAGCAGGGTCAGCATGCACGACTACGAGGCCCTGCATTACGACAAGGAGCAGCTCAAGGAGGCCT CTGTGCCACTGGGCACCGTGGTGGTCCCCGGTGACAGCGACCTAGAACTCTGCCGTGCCCACATCGAGAGGCTCCAGCAGGTGAGGGGTTGGGCGCCTGCCCTGCCTGGGCCCACCCGCTCTAGTTTCTGTTCTCTGCCAACTCCCGCCCTTGGCTTCTCTCGGCAGGAGCCCGAAGGTGCTGGAGCCAAGTCCCCCACCTGCCAGAAACTGTCCCCCAAGTGGTGTTTCCTAGACG CCACCACTGCCAGCCGCTTCTACAGGATCGACCGGGCTCAG GAACACCTCAACTATGTGACTGAGATTGCACAGGACGAGATTTATATCTTGGACCCTGAGCTGCTGGGGGCATCGGCCCGGCCTGACCTCCCAacccccacttcccctctccccccctccccctgctcacccacACTCCG GTCACTGCCAGGGGACGCACCGCCCCCTAAAG GTGAAGAGCTGATTGAGGCTGCCAAGAGGAACAACTTCCGTAAG cTCCAGGAGCTGCACCGAGCTGGGGGTGACCTCATGCACCGGGACGAGCAGAGCCGCACGCTCCTGCACCATGCCGTCAGTACGGGTAGCAAGGAGGTGGTCCGCTATCTGCTGGACCACG cccccccAGAGATCCTTGACGCTGTGGAGGAGAA CGGGGAGACCTGTCTGCACCAGGCGGCCGCCCTGGGCCAGCGCACCATCTGCCACTACATCGTGGAGGCGGGGGCGTCTCTCATGAAGACAGACCAGCAG GGCGACACTCCGCGGCAGCGGGCCGAGAAGGCCCAGGACACGGAGCTCGCTGCCTACCTGGAGAACCGGCAGCACTACCAGATGATCCAGCGGGAGGACCAGGAGACAGCCGTGTAG
- the DGKZ gene encoding diacylglycerol kinase zeta isoform X2, producing METFFRRRFQRKAPGPGEGQRRPSSVGLPTGKARRRSPAGQASSSLAQRRRSSAQLQGCLLSCGVGARGSSRRRSSTVPPACNPRFIVDEVPTPQPAAVGPQLLGTPLLVAGLIGMHEESSAQEEDVTIAALRATQPGTKRPGPSSHQGTLVPMLRCLRRRRASSHLLPADVVYDRALWGLHGYYRRLSQQRPPGQHPSPGGRRASGTAAGALMPARVRPLSRRRQVALRRKSAGPQTWSALLAKAITKSGLQHLAPPPPTPGALCSEPERQVRSTVDWSESATYGEHIWFETNVSGDFCYVGEQYCVAKMLKSVSRRKCAACKIVVHTPCIEQLEKINFRCKPSFRESGSRNIREPTFVRHHWVHRRRQDGKCRHCGKGFQQKFTFHSKEIVAISCSWCKQAYHSKVSCFMLQQIEEPCSLGVHAAVVIPPTWILRARRPQNTLKASKKKKRASFKRKSSKKGPEEGRWRPFIIRPTPSPLMKPLLVFVNPKSGGNQGAKIIQSFLWYLNPRQVFDLSQGGPKEALEMYRKVHNLRILACGGDGTVGWILSTLDQLRLKPPPPVAILPLGTGNDLARTLNWGGGYTDEPVSKILSHVEEGNVVQLDRWDLRAEPNPDAGPEEREEGATDRLPLDVFNNYFSLGFDAHVTLEFHESREANPEKFNSRFRNKMFYAGTAFSDFLMGSSKDLAKHIRVVCDGTDLTPKIQDLKPQCIVFLNIPRYCAGTMPWGHPGEHHDFEPQRHDDGYLEVIGFTMTSLAALQVGGHGERLTQCREVVLTTSKAIPVQVDGEPCKLAASRIRIALRNQATMVQKAKRRSTAPLHSDQQPVPEQLRIQVSRVSMHDYEALHYDKEQLKEASVPLGTVVVPGDSDLELCRAHIERLQQVRGWAPALPGPTRSSFCSLPTPALGFSRQEPEGAGAKSPTCQKLSPKWCFLDATTASRFYRIDRAQEHLNYVTEIAQDEIYILDPELLGASARPDLPTPTSPLPPSPCSPTLRSLPGDAPPPKGEELIEAAKRNNFRKLQELHRAGGDLMHRDEQSRTLLHHAVSTGSKEVVRYLLDHAPPEILDAVEENGETCLHQAAALGQRTICHYIVEAGASLMKTDQQGDTPRQRAEKAQDTELAAYLENRQHYQMIQREDQETAV from the exons ATGGAGACCTTCTTTAGGAGACGCTTCCAGCGGAAGGCGCCAGGCCCCGGGGAGGGGCAGCGGCGGCCCAGCAGTGTGGGGCTGCCCACAGGCAAGGCCCGGCGCCGCTCCCCTGCCGGGCAGGCCTCCTCCTCACTGGCACAGCGGCGCCGCTCCAGTGCACAGCTCCAGGGCTGCCTCCTGAGCTGCGGGGTGGGGGCCCGGGGCTCCAGCCGCCGGCGCTCCAGCACTGTGCCCCCAGCCTGCAACCCCCGCTTCATCGTGGATGAGgtgcccaccccccagcctgcCGCTGTTGGGCCGCAGCTTTTGGGCACGCCCCTGCTGGTGGCTGGGCTCATAGGCATGCATGAGGAGTCGTCCGCTCAGGAGGAGGACGTGACCATTGCGGCATTGAGAGCCACCCAGCCAGGCACCAAGAGACCAGGGCCCTCCTCACACCAGGGCACCCTCGTGCCCATGCTTCGCTGCCTGCGCCGGCGCCGAgcctcctcccacctgctccccgCTGACGTGGTGTATGACCGTGCCCTCTGGGGCCTACACGGTTACTATCGGCGCCTCAGCCAGCAGCGGCCTCCAGGCCAGcaccccagccctgggggccGAAGAGCCTCAGGCACCGCAGCTGGCGCTCTGATGCCCGCCCGCGTGCGCCCGCTGTCCCGCAGGCGTCAGGTAGCCCTACGGCGCAAGTCGGCAGGACCCCAGACCTGGAGTGCCCTGCTTGC GAAAGCCATCACCAAGTCGGGCCTCCAGCACCTGgccccccctccacccactcccGGGGCCCTGTGCAGTGAGCCAGAGCGGCAGGTCCGGAGCACTGTGGACTGGAGC GAGTCCGCGACGTATGGGGAACACATCTGGTTCGAGACCAACGTGTCCGGGGACTTCTGCTATGTTGGGGAGCAGTACTGTGTAGCTAAGATGCTG AAATCCGTGTCCCGGAGAAAGTGTGCAGCCTGCAAGATCGTGGTGCACACTCCCTGCATCGAACAGCTGGAGAAG ATAAATTTCCGCTGTAAGCCGTCCTTCCGTGAATCAGGCTCCAGGAACATCCGTGAG ccaaCCTTCGTGCGGCACCACTGGGTACACCGGCGGCGCCAGGATGGCAAGTGTCGGCACTGTGGGAAG GGCTTCCAGCAGAAGTTCACCTTCCACAGCAAGGAGATTGTGGCCATCAGCTGCTCCTGGTGCAAGCAGGCA TACCACAGCAAGGTGTCCTGCTTCATGCTGCAGCAGATAGAGGAGCCGTGCTCCCTGGGGGTCCATGCTGCTGTGGTCATCCCACCCACCTGGATCCTCCGTGCCCGCAGGCCCCAG AATACCCTCAAGgcaagcaagaagaaaaagagagcatcCTTCAAGAGGAAATCTAGCAAGAAAGGGCCAGAG GAGGGCCGCTGGAGACCCTTCATCATCAGGCCCACGCCATCCCCCCTCATGAAGCCCCTGCTGGTGTTTGTGAACCCCAAGAGTGGGGGCAACCAG GGCGCTAAGATCATCCAGTCCTTCCTGTGGTATCTCAACCCCCGACAAGTCTTTGACCTGAGCCAGGGAGGGCCCAAGGAGGC GCTGGAGATGTACCGCAAAGTGCACAACCTGCGGATCCTGGCGTGTGGCGGTGACGGCACG GTCGGCTGGATCCTTTCCACTCTGGACCAGCTGCGCTTAAAGCCGCCGCCGCCCGTTGCCATTCTGCCACTGGGCACTGGCAATGACTTGGCCCGTACCCTCAACTGGGGTGGG GGCTACACGGATGAGCCCGTGTCCAAGATCCTCTCCCATGTAGAGGAGGGGAATGTGGTGCAGCTAGACCGCTGGGACCTCCGTGCCGAGCCCAACCCCGACGCGGGGCCAGAGGAGCGCGAGGAGGGCGCCACTGACCGG CTGCCCCTGGACGTCTTCAACAACTACTTCAGCCTGGGCTTTGATGCCCACGTCACCCTGGAGTTTCATGAGTCTCGAG AGGCCAACCCAGAGAAATTCAACAGCCGTTTCCGGAATAAGATGTTCTATGCCGGG ACAGCCTTCTCTGACTTCCTGATGGGCAGTTCTAAGGACTTGGCCAAGCACATCCGAGTGGTG TGTGACGGAACTGACCTGACCCCCAAGATTCAGGACCTGAAACCCCAGTGCATTGTTTTCCTGAATATCcccag GTACTGCGCAGGCACCATGCCCTGGGGCCACCCTGGGGAGCACCACGACTTTGAGCCCCAGCGGCACGACGATGGCTACCTCGAGGTCATTGGCTTTACCATGACGTCCCTG GCGGCACTGCAGGTGGGCGGGCACGGCGAGCGGTTGACGCAGTGCCGAGAGGTGGTGCTCACCACGTCCAAGGCCATCCCAGTGCAGGTGGATGGCGAGCCCTGCAAGCTCGCAGCCTCGCGCATCCGCATCGCCCTGCGCAACCAGGCCACCATGGTGCAGAAGGCCAAGCGGCGCAGCACCGCCCCCCTGCATAGCGA CCAGCAGCCCGTGCCCGAGCAGCTGCGGATCCAGGTGAGCAGGGTCAGCATGCACGACTACGAGGCCCTGCATTACGACAAGGAGCAGCTCAAGGAGGCCT CTGTGCCACTGGGCACCGTGGTGGTCCCCGGTGACAGCGACCTAGAACTCTGCCGTGCCCACATCGAGAGGCTCCAGCAGGTGAGGGGTTGGGCGCCTGCCCTGCCTGGGCCCACCCGCTCTAGTTTCTGTTCTCTGCCAACTCCCGCCCTTGGCTTCTCTCGGCAGGAGCCCGAAGGTGCTGGAGCCAAGTCCCCCACCTGCCAGAAACTGTCCCCCAAGTGGTGTTTCCTAGACG CCACCACTGCCAGCCGCTTCTACAGGATCGACCGGGCTCAG GAACACCTCAACTATGTGACTGAGATTGCACAGGACGAGATTTATATCTTGGACCCTGAGCTGCTGGGGGCATCGGCCCGGCCTGACCTCCCAacccccacttcccctctccccccctccccctgctcacccacACTCCG GTCACTGCCAGGGGACGCACCGCCCCCTAAAG GTGAAGAGCTGATTGAGGCTGCCAAGAGGAACAACTTCCGTAAG cTCCAGGAGCTGCACCGAGCTGGGGGTGACCTCATGCACCGGGACGAGCAGAGCCGCACGCTCCTGCACCATGCCGTCAGTACGGGTAGCAAGGAGGTGGTCCGCTATCTGCTGGACCACG cccccccAGAGATCCTTGACGCTGTGGAGGAGAA CGGGGAGACCTGTCTGCACCAGGCGGCCGCCCTGGGCCAGCGCACCATCTGCCACTACATCGTGGAGGCGGGGGCGTCTCTCATGAAGACAGACCAGCAG GGCGACACTCCGCGGCAGCGGGCCGAGAAGGCCCAGGACACGGAGCTCGCTGCCTACCTGGAGAACCGGCAGCACTACCAGATGATCCAGCGGGAGGACCAGGAGACAGCCGTGTAG
- the DGKZ gene encoding diacylglycerol kinase zeta isoform X9 has translation MEPRDGSPEARSSDSESASASSSGSERDAGPEPDKAPRRLNKRRFPGLRLFGHRKAITKSGLQHLAPPPPTPGALCSEPERQVRSTVDWSESATYGEHIWFETNVSGDFCYVGEQYCVAKMLKSVSRRKCAACKIVVHTPCIEQLEKINFRCKPSFRESGSRNIREPTFVRHHWVHRRRQDGKCRHCGKGFQQKFTFHSKEIVAISCSWCKQAYHSKVSCFMLQQIEEPCSLGVHAAVVIPPTWILRARRPQNTLKASKKKKRASFKRKSSKKGPEEGRWRPFIIRPTPSPLMKPLLVFVNPKSGGNQGAKIIQSFLWYLNPRQVFDLSQGGPKEALEMYRKVHNLRILACGGDGTVGWILSTLDQLRLKPPPPVAILPLGTGNDLARTLNWGGGYTDEPVSKILSHVEEGNVVQLDRWDLRAEPNPDAGPEEREEGATDRLPLDVFNNYFSLGFDAHVTLEFHESREANPEKFNSRFRNKMFYAGTAFSDFLMGSSKDLAKHIRVVCDGTDLTPKIQDLKPQCIVFLNIPRYCAGTMPWGHPGEHHDFEPQRHDDGYLEVIGFTMTSLAALQVGGHGERLTQCREVVLTTSKAIPVQVDGEPCKLAASRIRIALRNQATMVQKAKRRSTAPLHSDQQPVPEQLRIQVSRVSMHDYEALHYDKEQLKEASVPLGTVVVPGDSDLELCRAHIERLQQEPEGAGAKSPTCQKLSPKWCFLDATTASRFYRIDRAQEHLNYVTEIAQDEIYILDPELLGASARPDLPTPTSPLPPSPCSPTLRSLPGDAPPPKGEELIEAAKRNNFRKLQELHRAGGDLMHRDEQSRTLLHHAVSTGSKEVVRYLLDHAPPEILDAVEENGETCLHQAAALGQRTICHYIVEAGASLMKTDQQGDTPRQRAEKAQDTELAAYLENRQHYQMIQREDQETAV, from the exons GAAAGCCATCACCAAGTCGGGCCTCCAGCACCTGgccccccctccacccactcccGGGGCCCTGTGCAGTGAGCCAGAGCGGCAGGTCCGGAGCACTGTGGACTGGAGC GAGTCCGCGACGTATGGGGAACACATCTGGTTCGAGACCAACGTGTCCGGGGACTTCTGCTATGTTGGGGAGCAGTACTGTGTAGCTAAGATGCTG AAATCCGTGTCCCGGAGAAAGTGTGCAGCCTGCAAGATCGTGGTGCACACTCCCTGCATCGAACAGCTGGAGAAG ATAAATTTCCGCTGTAAGCCGTCCTTCCGTGAATCAGGCTCCAGGAACATCCGTGAG ccaaCCTTCGTGCGGCACCACTGGGTACACCGGCGGCGCCAGGATGGCAAGTGTCGGCACTGTGGGAAG GGCTTCCAGCAGAAGTTCACCTTCCACAGCAAGGAGATTGTGGCCATCAGCTGCTCCTGGTGCAAGCAGGCA TACCACAGCAAGGTGTCCTGCTTCATGCTGCAGCAGATAGAGGAGCCGTGCTCCCTGGGGGTCCATGCTGCTGTGGTCATCCCACCCACCTGGATCCTCCGTGCCCGCAGGCCCCAG AATACCCTCAAGgcaagcaagaagaaaaagagagcatcCTTCAAGAGGAAATCTAGCAAGAAAGGGCCAGAG GAGGGCCGCTGGAGACCCTTCATCATCAGGCCCACGCCATCCCCCCTCATGAAGCCCCTGCTGGTGTTTGTGAACCCCAAGAGTGGGGGCAACCAG GGCGCTAAGATCATCCAGTCCTTCCTGTGGTATCTCAACCCCCGACAAGTCTTTGACCTGAGCCAGGGAGGGCCCAAGGAGGC GCTGGAGATGTACCGCAAAGTGCACAACCTGCGGATCCTGGCGTGTGGCGGTGACGGCACG GTCGGCTGGATCCTTTCCACTCTGGACCAGCTGCGCTTAAAGCCGCCGCCGCCCGTTGCCATTCTGCCACTGGGCACTGGCAATGACTTGGCCCGTACCCTCAACTGGGGTGGG GGCTACACGGATGAGCCCGTGTCCAAGATCCTCTCCCATGTAGAGGAGGGGAATGTGGTGCAGCTAGACCGCTGGGACCTCCGTGCCGAGCCCAACCCCGACGCGGGGCCAGAGGAGCGCGAGGAGGGCGCCACTGACCGG CTGCCCCTGGACGTCTTCAACAACTACTTCAGCCTGGGCTTTGATGCCCACGTCACCCTGGAGTTTCATGAGTCTCGAG AGGCCAACCCAGAGAAATTCAACAGCCGTTTCCGGAATAAGATGTTCTATGCCGGG ACAGCCTTCTCTGACTTCCTGATGGGCAGTTCTAAGGACTTGGCCAAGCACATCCGAGTGGTG TGTGACGGAACTGACCTGACCCCCAAGATTCAGGACCTGAAACCCCAGTGCATTGTTTTCCTGAATATCcccag GTACTGCGCAGGCACCATGCCCTGGGGCCACCCTGGGGAGCACCACGACTTTGAGCCCCAGCGGCACGACGATGGCTACCTCGAGGTCATTGGCTTTACCATGACGTCCCTG GCGGCACTGCAGGTGGGCGGGCACGGCGAGCGGTTGACGCAGTGCCGAGAGGTGGTGCTCACCACGTCCAAGGCCATCCCAGTGCAGGTGGATGGCGAGCCCTGCAAGCTCGCAGCCTCGCGCATCCGCATCGCCCTGCGCAACCAGGCCACCATGGTGCAGAAGGCCAAGCGGCGCAGCACCGCCCCCCTGCATAGCGA CCAGCAGCCCGTGCCCGAGCAGCTGCGGATCCAGGTGAGCAGGGTCAGCATGCACGACTACGAGGCCCTGCATTACGACAAGGAGCAGCTCAAGGAGGCCT CTGTGCCACTGGGCACCGTGGTGGTCCCCGGTGACAGCGACCTAGAACTCTGCCGTGCCCACATCGAGAGGCTCCAGCAG GAGCCCGAAGGTGCTGGAGCCAAGTCCCCCACCTGCCAGAAACTGTCCCCCAAGTGGTGTTTCCTAGACG CCACCACTGCCAGCCGCTTCTACAGGATCGACCGGGCTCAG GAACACCTCAACTATGTGACTGAGATTGCACAGGACGAGATTTATATCTTGGACCCTGAGCTGCTGGGGGCATCGGCCCGGCCTGACCTCCCAacccccacttcccctctccccccctccccctgctcacccacACTCCG GTCACTGCCAGGGGACGCACCGCCCCCTAAAG GTGAAGAGCTGATTGAGGCTGCCAAGAGGAACAACTTCCGTAAG cTCCAGGAGCTGCACCGAGCTGGGGGTGACCTCATGCACCGGGACGAGCAGAGCCGCACGCTCCTGCACCATGCCGTCAGTACGGGTAGCAAGGAGGTGGTCCGCTATCTGCTGGACCACG cccccccAGAGATCCTTGACGCTGTGGAGGAGAA CGGGGAGACCTGTCTGCACCAGGCGGCCGCCCTGGGCCAGCGCACCATCTGCCACTACATCGTGGAGGCGGGGGCGTCTCTCATGAAGACAGACCAGCAG GGCGACACTCCGCGGCAGCGGGCCGAGAAGGCCCAGGACACGGAGCTCGCTGCCTACCTGGAGAACCGGCAGCACTACCAGATGATCCAGCGGGAGGACCAGGAGACAGCCGTGTAG